The genomic segment AGGGTAGGAGTCGTTGCTGAGGTAGGGATAGAAGTTGTTTGGGCTGCGAACACATTAGGGTAGATTTGAGGCAGAGCGGTAACTGTTGTCAGTCCCCCAATGAAAGCGCTGGCTAAACAAAGGGTAGCGATAGCCGCTATACGTCTTTTGGGTTTAGGAGTAGAGGGGGAAGCGTTCGAGAACGTGTTATCAGATGAAGTAGAAAAGTTTGGATCAGTTTTTCTTTCCAAAATTACAGCATCGATTTCAGTTTGATTCTCGTTTTTCTTTGAGTTAAAGATATCGTTATCCATAGTGGGTAACCTCCTTATAATACGCTGAGCGTTTTGTTTGTTATTGATAGTATAGAACTCCAATCTGAGCAAAAAATGATCATTGGCTGAAAATTTACTGAAATTTTTGTGATGAAGTTGTGTCTTGCCCAATTTCCTTAGAGAAAATTAGGAGAAATTCGGTTACAATGAATTCAGCTAATGTTCAGGTTTTTTTCAGCGTTATTTCAGTAGAATAAATGATAATTAAAATAGATATTTAGCTATTTAGAATGGAAGAGAATTTTTTAAGTTTTTTAAAAGGTCTAGAGGAGGCTGCTTATGCAAAAATTAAAAGGAATTAAGATATTACTCGTCGATGATGAACCCACTATTTTAGAATTTTTAGAAATGGGACTCAGTAACGAAGGGTTCGAGGTTCAGACGGCCCCAGATGGAATGACCGCGGTAACTCTGGCCAGCCAATTTGAGCCCCATATTGTAGTCCTGGATGTTATGATGCCAGGCATGGATGGTTTTGAGGTATGCAGGATGCTGAAAAAACAGGGAAATGTAGCAGTTATCATGCTCACGGCTAAGGATGAAGTGGAGGATCGGGTCAAAGGACTTAATCTGGGAGCAGACGACTATATGGTGAAACCGTTTAGTTTTGAAGAATTACTCGCGCGGATTCAAGCCCGTATTCGTAACCAATTCCCGAATTTGCTGGGGGAAGTTATAAGTGGACCTTTTCGGGTAGATGATCGACGACGGGAGATTATTTATAAGGATCAAGTTCTGGAGCTTTCTCCCACAGAATACGAACTTCTTAAATTTATGATTCTCAATCAAGGTCTGGTCTTAAGTAAAACGATGATTCTGGATAAGGTATGGGGCTACGATTTTGTAGGAGATGAAAATATCGTGGAGGTGTATATTCGTTCCTTACGTGATAAATTAAAGGATAAGGATCATCAATTGATCCGAACATTACGCGGTGCTGGATATAGAATGGATCTTTAATATGAAAATAAAAAACTTAAAATTAAAGTTCAAAGAGTTTGTTGTCCCCAACTCGCTTCGTTTTCAACTGCTCTCCCGTACTTTAGCGATCATGGCCATTTTGCTTGCCGTTATCGGTGTTTTCCAATATGTTTTTATGGAGAAATTTATCTATTTCAATAATGCCTCAAGCCTTCAAAAACAGATATTAGCCATTTCACCAGAGGCTTGGGAGCAAATATCGGTTGGAAATTTATATGCGGATAATCTAAATCATCTATCTTTCAACTTATTACCGGATTCGACAGTAGCGGTTATTGATATGGAGGGGAGATTTACAGTACTTACCAATTCCTCCTCGTTAAATGGGGGAGATGCACCTCAACTGGATGTTAATGATTATGTCGGTGCTCTGCAAGACAAGCGGACCTTAAATTTTCGGATAGTGCGCACTGACGAAGGGAAGGAGCAATTGGTTGTCCTTCAAGGCGTAGAAAACCGAGATCATTGGCACGGGGTTGTTCAAGTTAGCGTAGGTACGAAGTCTCTAACGGAGATGCTGATGAGACAACTTTTAATCTTTATGCTCCTTGCCCTGCTCGCTTTAATTGTGGGGTTACTTGCATTTATCCCTGTACTCCGAAAAATTCTTGTTCCTTTATCCAATATGGTAGATAAAGTGGAAAACATTCACGCTGGAAATCTCGAAGAACGTTTGCCCGTTGAGCAGGGACAGGTTGAGATT from the Desulfitobacterium metallireducens DSM 15288 genome contains:
- a CDS encoding response regulator transcription factor; protein product: MQKLKGIKILLVDDEPTILEFLEMGLSNEGFEVQTAPDGMTAVTLASQFEPHIVVLDVMMPGMDGFEVCRMLKKQGNVAVIMLTAKDEVEDRVKGLNLGADDYMVKPFSFEELLARIQARIRNQFPNLLGEVISGPFRVDDRRREIIYKDQVLELSPTEYELLKFMILNQGLVLSKTMILDKVWGYDFVGDENIVEVYIRSLRDKLKDKDHQLIRTLRGAGYRMDL